The Arachis hypogaea cultivar Tifrunner chromosome 16, arahy.Tifrunner.gnm2.J5K5, whole genome shotgun sequence genome contains a region encoding:
- the LOC112755504 gene encoding uncharacterized protein — MYNGIGLQTPRGSGTNGYIQGNKFFVKAKTNKVSENTKGFEADQGTAGVTRKPNKEILEHDRKRQIQLKLVILEDKLIDQGYTDAEIAEKLDEARRNLETAAAAEDGDGPTSASDKRVSDTQTHQVAARKEKQMETLKAALGIASVEDGEIIADGNDDGKNASIAEVKHNSKSEHAFLDRDFSRKKKMAEDIKDEDAKKKDVKDTTRHHKKVDTQKNKYDDDSSDSDSSMDDEKDYKRRHRREEDEYTKKKGVKDTTHSKKGDTRRKKYDDSSESDSSTDDEKDHRRKHRREEDEYAKKMDVRDTRHNKKVDTQRRKYNDESTESDSSTDDEQDHRRKHRREEDDYAKKRNVKDTRHNKKANSRRKKYDDDSSESDSSTDNEKDYKRKHRREEDEYAKKEDVEDTRHNKKADTRRKKYDDDSFESDSSMDDEKDHRRKPGREQDEYAKKKGVEDRRYDKKADPQRRKYDDDSFDLDGEKDHRRKNQREVDEYDTKKNVKDTRQHRGETQRRKYGDDSPDSYSSFDDRNKHHRVDENAKRKGLKDTGLLRKDEYHKRKYEDNSSDSDSRMDRKKHRRETSDSGGKYDSDRDSKRKVNAGKKGESRRRKHEDDPSDSDSYEKGRRKKHHR, encoded by the exons ATGTACAACGGAATAGGGTTACAGACTCCGAGAGGGTCCGGTACCAACGGTTACATCCAGGGCAACAAGTTTTTCGTGAAGGCCAAAACTAACAAGGTTTCGGAGAACACAAAGGGTTTCGAAGCGGATCAGGGAACTGCTGGTGTTACAAGGAAGCCCAACAAGGAGATTCTTGAGCATGACCGCAAGCGCCAGATTCAGCTCAAGCTTGTGATCCTCGAAGATAAGCTCATTGATCAGGGTTACACTGATGCTGAGATCGCTGAGAAGCTCGATGAGGCCCGGAGGAATTTGGAAACCGCTGCGGCTGCTGAGGACGGCGATGGACCAACCAGTGCATCCGATAAGAG AGTTTCAGATACCCAGACTCACCAAGTTGCTGCTAGAAAGGAAAAACAGATGGAAACCTTAAAAGCTGCTCTTGGAATAGCTTCTGTTGAAGATGGTGAAATAATTGCTGATGGGAATGATGATGGGAAAAATGCTTCTATTGCTGAGGTGAAGCATAACTCGAAAAGTGAGCATGCGTTTTTGGACAGAGATTTCAGTAGGAAGAAAAAAATGGCTGAAGATATAAAGGATGAAGATGCTAAAAAGAAGGATGTTAAAGATACCACGAGGCACCACAAGAAGGTTGATACTCAAAAGAATAAGTATGATGATGATTCGTCCGATTCAGATAGCAGTATGGATGATGAGAAAGATTATAAGAGGAGGCACCGAAGAGAAGAGGATGAATATACCAAAAAGAAGGGTGTTAAAGATACAACGCACAGCAAGAAGGGTGACACTCGAAGGAAAAAGTATGATGACTCATCTGAATCAGATAGCAGTACTGATGATGAGAAAGATCATAGAAGGAAGCACCGAAGAGAGGAGGATGAATATGCCAAAAAGATGGATGTTAGAGATACAAGGCACAAcaagaaggttgacactcaaaggAGAAAGTATAATGACGAATCAACTGAATCTGATAGCAGCACAGATGATGAACAGGATCATAGAAGGAAGCATCGAAGAGAGGAGGATGATTATGCCAAAAAGAGGAATGTTAAAGATACAAGGCACAACAAGAAGGCTAACAGTCGGAGGAAGAAGTATGATGATGATTCTTCAGAATCAGATAGCAGTACGGATAATGAGAAGGATTATAAAAGAAAACACCGAAGGGAGGAGGATGAATATGCTAAAAAGGAGGATGTTGAAGATACAAGGCACAACAAGAAGGCTGACACTCGGAGGAAGAAGTATGATGATGATTCTTTTGAATCAGATAGCAGTATGGATGATGAGAAGGATCATAGAAGAAAACCCGGAAGGGAGCAGGATGAATACGCTAAAAAGAAGGGTGTTGAAGATAGAAGGTATGACAAGAAGGCTGACCCTCAAAGGAGAAAGTATGATGACGATTCATTTGATTTGGATGGTGAGAAGGACCATAGAAGGAAGAACCAAAGAGAGGTGGATGAATATGATACAAAGAAGAATGTTAAAGATACAAGGCAACACAGGGGTGAAACTCAAAGGAGAAAGTATGGTGATGATTCTCCAGATTCATACAGCAGTTTTGATGATAGAAACAAGCATCATAGAGTGGATGAAAATGCTAAAAGGAAGGGCCTTAAAGATACAGGCCTACTCAGAAAAGATGAATATCATAAACGGAAGTATGAGGATAATTCTTCTGATTCAGACAGCAGAATGGACAGAAAGAAGCACCGTAGAGAGACTTCAGACAGTGGTGGCAAATATGATTCTGATCGCGATTCTAAGAGGAAGGTCAATGCTGGAAAGAAGGGTGAGTCTCGAAGAAGGAAGCATGAGGACGATCCATCTGATTCAGACAGCTATGAGAAGGGTCGCAGAAAGAAGCACCATCGGTAA